One segment of Brassica napus cultivar Da-Ae chromosome C3, Da-Ae, whole genome shotgun sequence DNA contains the following:
- the LOC106389374 gene encoding dof zinc finger protein DOF3.1, which yields MQDPAAYYQSMMAKQLHQQQQQQQPQFPDQEQLKCPRCDSPNTKFCYYNNYNLSQPRHFCKSCRRYWTKGGALRNVPVGGGSRKNAKRSTSSSTSPSNSQKKAKTPDPDPGSQKETNPDTDPTRMLYGFPIGDQDVKGMEMGGGGGGSFSSLLASNMQLGLGGIMLDGSGWDPGMGLGMGLRRSEAGNGGGGSPWTDLAMNRVEKN from the coding sequence atgcagGATCCAGCAGCTTATTACCAGTCCATGATGGCGAAACAACTAcatcagcagcagcaacaacaacaaccgcaATTTCCGGACCAAGAACAGCTAAAGTGTCCTCGCTGTGACTCACCCAACACTAAGTTCTGTTACTACAACAACTACAACCTCTCACAGCCTCgtcacttttgcaaaagctGCCGTCGTTACTGGACCAAAGGCGGCGCTCTCCGCAACGTTCCCGTCGGTGGTGGTTCTCGCAAGAACGCAAAACGATCCACCTCTTCCTCTACTTCTCCTTCCAACTCCCAGAAGAAGGCCAAAACACCTGATCCGGATCCTGGTTCGCAAAAGGAAACCAACCCGGATACGGATCCGACTCGGATGCTGTACGGGTTTCCGATCGGGGACCAAGACGTGAAAGGTATGGAGAtgggcggtggtggtggtgggagtTTCAGCTCGCTTTTGGCGTCGAATATGCAGCTGGGTCTTGGCGGGATCATGCTCGACGGGTCGGGTTGGGATCCGGGTATGGGGTTGGGAATGGGTTTGAGGAGGAGTGAAGCGGGTAACGGGGGAGGTGGTAGCCCGTGGACCGATCTGGCTATGAACAGAGTGGAGAAAAACTGA
- the LOC125584547 gene encoding uncharacterized protein LOC125584547 — protein sequence MANIEKLQFPALKITGENYVGWVTNVKPYLVMKKMTETIVIGNKSPPEHIAEAIIFLKKHLDESLMHDYANVEDPAELWQTLKERFDNQRQINLPQALEEWKNLRFQDFQKVEDYNSAVLRIVVLLKYCGNPVSEAEMMNKTYITFHKQLHFLPEIYRKCGYTRFSELMVALMLAEKNNELLIKNHNSRPTGAKAFPEVNATAIENSERRNHANRGHGRRFNNKRGKTYNPKWRGSNKWVRPGQVSKGKETQEDTTQKRETVCYRCGCEGHWSRTCRTPSHLCKLYHESTKGKAKEVNLTENFEGTSYLESSDFANELD from the coding sequence atggcaaacatcgagaaactccagttcccggcccTGAAAATAACTGGCGAAAATTACGTCGGGTGGGTCACAAACGTGAAACCATATCTGGTGATGAAAAAGATGACCGAAACAATTGTAATCGGTAACAAATCACCACCCGAacatatagccgaagcgataatcttcctgaagaagcatttagatgaaaGTCTAATGCACGACTATGCAAACGTCGAGGACCCAGCTGAACTGTGGCaaactttaaaagaaaggtTCGATAACCAGAGACAAATCAACCTTCCTCAGGCtctagaagagtggaaaaatctgaggttccaagaTTTTCAAAAGGTTGAGGATTACAATTCCGCTGTCCTGCGGATAGTTGTACTCCTGAAGTATTGTGGTAATCCTGTCTCTGAGGcagaaatgatgaataaaacatacatcactttccacaaacagcttcacttcttacccgaaatttacagaaaatgcgggtacacgagattttctgaattgatggttgcgctcatgttagctgaaaagaacaatgagctcttaatcaaaaaccacaattcccggCCTACGGGAGCCAAAGCATTCCCTGAAGTGAATGCTACAGCGATAGAAAATTCGGAGAGAAGAAACCATGCCAATCGAGGTCATGGCCgccgtttcaacaacaaacgtggaaaaacTTACAATCCCAAATGGAGGGGATCTAATAAGTGGGTTAGACCCGGGCAAGTTTCCAAGGGTAAAGAAACTCAAGAGGATACCACCCAGAAGCGTGAGACAGTGTGTTACAGATGTGGTTGTgaaggacattggtcccgtacctgtcgtactccttcacatctctgtaagttATATCATGAGTCCACgaaaggaaaggctaaagaggtgaacctcacggaaaattttgaagggacctcataccttgaatcctccgacttcgctaatgagttggactag
- the LOC111204004 gene encoding uncharacterized protein LOC111204004 → MSVKKQASESKNNGSYSRCLSFSFMESSSTDGKKNKPLSLNRMDSKKLKADIVKWAKRVAAYARQLSSRKRD, encoded by the coding sequence ATGTCTGTAAAGAAACAGGCTTCGGAGAGCAAGAACAATGGAAGTTATTCTAGATGCTTGTCATTCTCGTTCATGGAGTCATCATCAACGGATGGGAAGAAGAACAAACCATTGTCGTTGAATCGTATGGATTCAAAGAAGCTCAAGGCAGATATTGTGAAGTGGGCAAAGCGTGTAGCAGCCTACGCTCGTCAACTTAGCTCTAGAAAACGAGATTAA